TCTTGGGTGGGGCACTGGGTCTATCCGAGTTATACAGAAGCTTTTGGAGATGATTTAGTCGTGTTGCCTCTGCCGAATTTAGGCAATGGATCGAAAACCGCCCAGGGTTCATGGAATTGGGGAATCACAGAAAGAAGTCAAAACCCCCAAGCGGCAATGGCATTTTTAGAGTTTTTGTTACAGCCGGATGAAGTGCTGGCTATGTCTAATGCGAATGGGGCCGTCCCTGCCACCCAAAGTGCGATCGCCCAATCTCCCTTATACCGCGAAGGCGGTCCGTTGCGCTTATTTTCTTCACAATTGTTGAACAACAAAACCGTTCCCCGTCCCCAAACTCCCGGTTATCCGGTGATTACTTCAGCCTTTCAAGAAGCCTTTAATAACATTCGCAATGGTCTGGAAGTGCAACAAGCTTTAGAACGGGCTGCTACAGAAATTGACCTAGACATTCGGGATAATGAAGGGTATACTAACGTGAGTTAGCCCATCCAAAAACGTCCCACCGTTTCCAAAAACCTCTTTGAGAGGTGACCAGAAATTGCGGATATTTCAGTGATTTTCCAGATAAATTTCAATTTAAACTTATGGCAAATCAAACAACATTAACCGCTCCAAATGATACGCGCAGCGCCCTAGGAATGGCAGCCCCTGCGTTGATTGGATTATTCCTCTTTGTGGCCTTGCCTTTTACCTTAGCGGCAATTTTGTCTTTTACGAATTTAAGACTCGGTTCGCCGTTACCTACCCGGTTTATTGGGTTAGAACAATATGCGCGAATTTTTAGCGAACCCTCGTTTCGTCGCGCCTTACTCAATAATGCCATTTTTGCCCTGGTAGTCGTGCCATTGCAAACGGCGATCGCCCTCGGATTAGCCATTTTACTCAACCGTCCCCTGCGCGGCATGGCTATCTTTCGCACCTTGTTTTTCATGCCGGTAGTTTTTCCAATGGCGTTGGTTTCCGTGATATGGATTTTGATTTATGCCCCCGGTGCCAATGGCATGATGAATTCATTTCTGGATTTTATCACCTTTGGATTATGGGAACCGCGAGATTTTCTCCGTGACCCCTATCTAGCACTTCCGGCGATTATGCTGCTTTCCATGTGGCAGGGAGTGGGATTTCAAATGGTGATTCTCTTAGCCGGTTTACAGTCAGTTCCCAGTGATTTATATGAAGCTGCCGCCATTGATGGCAGTAATAAATGGAACCAGTTTCTGCACGTCACCTTACCCCAACTGCGAAATACCTTAATTTTCGTCATGTTGGTGACTTCAATTCTGTCATTTCGCCTTTATGACCAAATCGAAATCATGACCAATGGCGGACCTTTGGATGCCACCACGACGGTGATGTATGAAGCAGTAACCGCTGCATATCAACAGCAAAAAATGGCAAAAGGGGCGGCCATGACGGTGGTCTTTTTCCTAGTCGTCTTGATGATTACCCTCATCCAACGGACCTTGATTAAAGAAGAACGGGCAATGGATTAAATGGTTTAATTTAGCCACAATAAGGCTAAAAATGAGCCGTTTCAAGTAATTTTCAACCTTCTCAATAAACGTTACGGAATCTACATTCATGAAACAAGTTCAGGAAATTTCCCAGGAAGCATCAACCGGAGGAAGTCGCGGTTCTGCGATGACTCATGATGAATTAATGACCCACCGCAAAAACCAGCAGCGGGTTAGTATGATTGGCAGCTATGTAGTCTTGACAATTTTGGCCTTGCTATTTATTGCGCCAATTTTATTTATGATTGTCGGGAGTTTTAAGCCGGATAATCTGGTGTTAATCGAGGCGGGTTCATTAAAAGCGTTTGTCCCCGAAAATCCCTCTTTGCAAAACTATCAGGATGTATTTAACCGAGTTAATTTTACCCAGTTTTTCTGGAACTCAATTTTTATTACTGGGGCGATCGTCCTGTTCGGACTTCTGGTCAATTCAATGGCAGCTTATGCCTTTTCTCGATTGCAGTGGCGGGGACGAGATATTATTTTTCCGGTGATTATCGCCTTAATGATTATCCCCTTTGAAGCCATTGCTGTTCCCCTGTTCTTTCAAATGACTTGGTTGGGATTACGCAATACTTACACCGCCCAAATCATTCCGTTTATAGCCAATGCCTTTTCCATCTATTTATTTTACACCTTTTTTATCGTCTTGCCCAAGGAATTGGAAGAAGCAGCCAGAGTAGATGGGGCGGGTCCAATCCGGACTTTTTTTGAAATTATCGTTCCGGTTTCTAAACCCGTGTTTGCATCGGTCGCAATTCTCACCTTTTTAACCCAATGGGGTTCGTTTTTGTGGCCGACAATGATTGCAGTGGGGGAAAAAGTTCGTCCCTTGCCGGTTGCGATCGCTCAATTTCAAACCTTACCTCCAATCCAATGGGGAGATATTATGGCCTTTGGCGTGATGATGGTTGCACCGATGTTAGTGATTTTCTTAATCTTCCAAAAATGGTTTGTTCAGGGGGTTGCTTCTTCGGGTATTAAGGGGTAAAACAACGGCGGGGGTTTTAACCCCCGCCTAACAGATCAAGTCGGTTAAAACCGACTAAAAATACCACTAAAAATACCACAGCATCAGACTTGTAGTCGTCTTTAGACGACTTTAGCTATGAGGCGGGGGTTTTAACCCCCGCCGGTTGTTCAAACTATTCAAAAATTAAAACAATGGCAAGAGTAGAATTTGACCACATTTACAAAGTTTATGCCAATGGCTTCACCGCCATGAAAGACCTCTGTTTAACCATTGAAGATGGCGAATTCATGGTCTTTGTTGGACCTTCCGGTTGTGGCAAATCGACCGCCCTGCGGATGTTGGCGGGGTTGGAAGATATTAGTGCGGGTAAATTAATCATCGGTCAGGATGTGGTGAATAATAAAAGCCCCCAGGACCGGAATATTGCAATGGTCTTTCAAAATTATGCCCTGTATCCGCACATGACGGTGCGGCAGAATATGGAATTTCCCCTCCGCATGATGAAAGTTGCCAAAGGGGAACGACAACAGCGAGTCATGGAAGCGGCTGAAAAACTGGGATTGACTCATTTGCTAGATAATAAACCCAAACAAATGTCAGGGGGACAACGGCAACGAGTGGCAATGGGACGGGCAATTGTGCGCGACCCGGCAGTGTTTTTAATGGATGAACCGCTATCAAATTTGGATGCAAAAATGCGGGTACAAATTCGCACAGAAATTGCTGATTTGCAGCGCAAGATGGGAACGACGACAGTGTATGTGACCCATGACCAAGTGGAGGCGATGACAATGGGCGATCGCGTGGCAGTGATGCGCTTGGGGGAACTCCAGCAAGTGGCACCGCCTCAAGAGTTATACGATCGCCCCAAGAATGTATTTGTCGCCGGATTTATGGGGTCTCCGGCGATGAATATCTTTCATAGTGAGTTCCGCAAAACCGAAAGCGGTCAGTTTGCTATCACTTACGGAACTCAGCAATTGGCGATCGCCCCGGAAACCTGCGATCGCTACCGCGAAATTGACCGCTATCTCAACAAACCCATTTTTGCCGGATTGCGTCCCGAAGCCTTTTTACTCGCAGATAGCAATACTCCAGCTAATCACAAAATTGAAGTAGAAGTCACCACCATTGAATCCCTAGGTCATGAAACCATTATCTATTTCAATTCTCCCATTGCCAAAATTGAAATCCAAGATAAAGATGACCTAGCCAAAGTGCTAGAAAAACCAACAGGAGAGAGTCAATCCATTGCGATCGCCCGAGTCGGTTCCGCCCAAAAACTGCACCATGCTGACCGCCTCTCCCTCGCCGTCGATACCCGCCAACTCTACCTCTTCGATCGCCACGGCAACGCCATTCAATAGGTATATTTTCTATAACAAGGACAGGGTAGAGCCTTGTCCTTGTTCAATTGATGAACCTTCTAGTTTTAGCCACATTTCCCCAACGGCACTCCTCTGTTCTTTCCTCACTTTTAACCCTCTCTCCTAGCGCTATCCCCCCATTAGCCGATTTTTTCTCCGTTATTCTACTGAACTCTTGGGTTACCCTTCATTGAATCTTCACTCATTTTAACCCAATCTTAGTATTGACAAAAAGAGAGCAATGTGCAGTTAAGCCTCTCAACGGCACAAACCTCGTAAGCATTGAAAAACACCCCTTGAGGAGCAGGTCAGATTTATCAAAAATTTATATAGCTTGCTATTGACCGCCTCGCTCCAACAAGTTACAGTAAATTCAAGCCTATAAAAAATATATCAATCAGGAGTTGACATAAAGCAAATTATATGATAGGGATTTATGTCTACTGACAAATGCCAGCCCAATCGTTTTCAATCCGCCCCGACTTTTTACCTCCTTTTTAGGGAAGCGACTGGCTGCTCCCCCCGCAAAATCGCCTTTTCCAAAACTTAAATCCCCAAACGTTCCAAGGGATCAGGGACAAAAACTCAAGCTAAATCCCCCCCTAGAGCATCTATGCGATTCAGGTCGTATAAGTGACTTGCAGCGCATTCGCTAGATTGTGTGAACCATTCACCCGGCGATCGCCTTGATTGACCTTGGGTTGCATCTACACCGCCCGTCTAGTTCATTAGAAACATAAGGAAACAGTACCCATGAAACCCCTCGAAACAACTCAGCTTGTGGTAAATCCCTCCATCAGCACCACTATTTCCAATCGCAGTATTGCAATTTTTGATACAACAGTAGAAAACTGGGAAAGTTTAGCAGCAGGAGTGCTTCCCGGCACAGAGGTGGTGGTACTTCACCCGCATCAAGACGGAGTCGGCCAAATCGCCGAAATCTTGGCAACTCGTAGCAACATTCAGGCATTGCATATTGTTTCTCACGGCAGTCCGGGCAGCTTGCAACTGGGATCGGTTCTCCTCAATACCGATAACCTGGAAAGCTACAGCGAGACCCTGGGACAGTGGCACAACGCCCTGAGTGGGAAAGCAGATATTTTGCTCTATGGGTGCGACGTAGCAGCCGGAGAAATTGGCGAAAGCTTCGTACAGCGCCTCAGTGAAATAACTGAGGCAGATATTGCAGCGTCCATCAACAAGACAGGTCATGCAGCCCTGGGCGGTGACTGGGACCTGGAAAAAACCACAGGGCAAATTGCTGCGTCCCTGGCTTTTTCAGCAGCAGCAATGGCAAATTATGGCAGTGTTTTAAGTCTGCAACCCGAATACGCTTGGGCCAAAAAGATGGGAGGGGGCAGTGGCGATTTTAGCTACAACATCAAGGTTGACAGTAGCGGCAACAGTTACATCACGGGTTCGTTCCAAGGCACCGTTGACTTCGACCCTGGTGCTGGCACATTCAATCTGACTTCAACCGGAGGTTCTGATGCCTTCATCACAAAACTGGACGCCAACGGTAACTTCCTGTGGGCCAAGCAACTCGGAGGGAGCGGTAACGAGTATGGCGACACCCTCATCATTGACAGCAGCGGCAACGTTTACACCACAGGTTCCTTTCAAGGCACAGCGGACTTCAACCCCAGTGCTGCTACATTCAACCTGACTTCAGCAGGAGGTTCTGACGCCTTCATTAGCAAGCTGGACGCCAGCGGTAACTTCCTGTGGGCCAAGCAACTCGGAGGAGGCACTGACGACGCGGGTTACAGCATCACTGTTGACGGCAGCGGCAATGTTTACACAACAGGTCATTTTTGGGGGACAGCCGACCTCAACCCCGGTGCTGCTACATTCAACCTGACTTCAGCAGGCGAGTATGACACCTTTATCAGCAAACTGGATGCCAGCGGAAACTTTTTGTGGGCCAAGCAACTCGGAGGAGCTAATGACGACAAGAGCTATGAAATTACCCTAGATAGCAGTGGTAACATTTACACCACTGGACATTTCTGGGGCACAGCAGACTTCAACCCCGGTGCTGCTACATTCAACCTCACTTCAGTGGGAGCCTGGGATGGCTTCATCAGCAAACTGGATGCCAGCGGCAATTTTTTGTGGGCCAAGCAACTCGGCGGGGTCAATAATGACTATAACTACAGCATCAGTGTTGACAGCAGCGGCAACGTTTACACCACAGGTTCCTTTCAAGGCACAGCGGACTTCAACCCCGGTGCTGCTACATTCAACCTCACTTCAGCAGGAGGTTCTGACGCCTTCATCAGCAAGCTGGACGCCAGCGGCAACTTCCTGTGGGCTAAGCAACTCGGAGGGGGTAGTGACGACAACAGCTACAGCCTCAGCCTAGACAGCAGCGGCAACGTTTATACCACTGGCACCTTCCAAGGCACAGTTGACTTTGATCCTGGTGCTGGCACTGCCAACCTGACTTCAGCAGGAGGCGCTGATGGCTTCATCAGCAAGCTGGATGCCAGCGGCAACTTCCTGTGGGCCAAGCAACTCGGAGGGGGTAGTGACGACAACAGCTACAGCCTCAGCCTAGACAGCAGCGGCAACGTTTATACCAGTGGCGATTTCCAAGGCACAGCTGACTTTGACCCCAATACTGGTACTGCCAACCTGACATCTGCGGGAAGCACTGACATCTTCATCAGCAAGCTGAACCCTGGATCTGCTCCCACTGTCACTGCGATCTCTTCCGCGATCGCTGATGGCACCTACAAAGCCAGTCAACTGATCCCCATTACCGTCACCTTTTCCGAACCCGTCACCGTCACAGGCACTCCCACCCTCGCGTTAAACACGGCTGCCACCGCTACATACACCTCTGGTAGCGGCACGAATACCCTAAGCTTCAACTACACCGTAGCTGCTGGTCAAAATACCAACGACCTCGACTATGCCAATACCACTGCCCTCAGCCTCAATGGTGGCACTATCAAAGATAGTGCCACGAACAATGCTATCCTCACGCTGCCCAGTCCAGGAGCGGCCAACTCTCTGGGTGCCAACAAAAACCTGCTCGTAGACACCACCGCACCAACAGCAACCAGCTTCACTCCTGTCGATAATGCCACTAATATTGCAGTAGGGGCGAACTTAGTTGTCAACTTCAACGAAGCGATTCAAAAAGGCACCGGCAACATCGTTATCAAGAAAGTCTCGGATAACTCAGTGGTGGAAACCATCGCCGTTACCGATGCCAAGATTACCGTCAGCGGCAGTACCGTCACCATCAATCCCACGGCTGACCTAGCAGCAGACACCGATTACTATGTCGAGATTGCCAACGGTGCAATTAAAGACAGTGCCGGTAATAATTATGCGGGGATTACGGGTGCAACCGCTTGGAACTTTAAAACAGCGCTCCCTGCCGATACCACCGCACCAACGGCAACCAGTTTCACTCCTGTCGATAATGCCACTAATATTGCAGTAGGGGCGAACTTAGTTGTCAACTTCAACGAAGCGATTCAAAAAGGCACCGGCAACATCGTTATCAAGAAAGTCTCGGATAACTCAGTGGTGGAAACCATCGCCGTTACCGATGCCAAGATTACCGTCAGCGGCAGTACCGTCACCATCAATCCCACGGCTGACCTAGCAGCAGACACCGATTACTATGTCGAGATTGCCAACGGTGCAATTAAAGACAGTGCCGGTAATAATTATGCGGGGATTACGGGTGCAACCGCTTGGAACTTCACCACCGCCGATACCACAGCACCTACCGCGACTAGCTTCACTCCGGGTGATAATGCCACTAATATTGCAGTCGGTGTCAACTTGGTAGCCAACTTCAGTGAAACTGTCCAAAAAGGCATCGGCAACATCGTTATCAAGAAAGTCTCGGATAACTCAGTGGTGGAAACCATTGATGTGACCTCCGGTAGCGTCACCGCCAGCGGCAGTACCGTCACCATCAATCCCTCTCTCGATTTGGATGAAGCCACTGATTACTATGTAGAAATCGCGGCTGGGGCAATTAAAGACTTAGCAAATAACAATTACGCGGGAATTACAGGCGCAACCCCGTGGAACTTCACCACCGCCGACAACACGGCTCCTGCTGTCCCAGTCATTGCTACCATCAGCACTGACAGCGGCACTGCCAACGACGGCATTACCAACGACGCCACCCTAATTTTTTCTGGTACTGCCGAAGCGAATAGCACGGTGACCCTCTTCAAAGACGGCACCTCGATGGGCACCGCCACGGCTGACGCTTCTGGGAACTGGACATTTGACTACAGTGGCACGACTTTAACCAACGGCACTTATAACTTCACCGCCACTGCCACCGACGCTGCCAGCAACATCAGCACCCCTTCTGCACCCTTTACCGTCACCATTGACACCACTGCCCCCACGGTCACTATCAACCAAGATGCGGGACAGTCTGACCCCACTGCCGGGACAACCGTCAATTTTGAGGTAGTTTTCTCGGAATCCGTAACGGGTTTTGATGATACCGATATCACAGTGGGCGGCACCGCAGGAGCAACCACTGCCAACGTCACCGGCAGCGGCACCACCTATAACGTTGCCGTCACCGGAATGACCAGCCCTGGCACCATTACCGCTTCGGTGAATGCCGGTGCTGTCACCGATGTAGCGGGAAATACTTCTACCGCCAGCACCAGCAGTGATAACGAAGTCACTTATGACAACACGATCCCTACGGTTACCAGTATTACCCGTGCTGATGCCAACCCCAGCATGGCGGCTACGGTGAACTATACCGTCACCTTCAGTGAAAATGTCACAGGTGTCAATGCCAGTGACTTTAGTTTAGCTGCGGGCAGTATTGCCGATGCCTCGATTACCAGCGTCACCGGCTCCGGCAGTACCTACACCGTTGCTGTGGATACGGGCACCGCCGACGGCACGGTACAGATCAACCTTACCGATGACGATACGATCGTTAACAGCCTCAGCGTCCCCTTGGGCGGGTCGGGAACCGGCAACGGTGATAGCACGGGCCAAATTTATACGGTGGATAAAACCGAGGCAACCGTTACCACCATCACTTCCACCCTTACCGATGGTAGCTATCCTGTGGGTCAGGTTATCCCCATCTCCGTCACCTTTGATGAAGTGGTGACAGTCACCGGCACTCCGGAATTAACCCTAAATTCCGGCGGCTCGGCAACCTACAATACTGGCAGCGGCACTAATACCCTCACGTTTAACTACACAGTGGCAACGGGTGACACTGCCACCGACTTGGAGACAACAGCGATCACCTTAGCGGGCGGGACGATTACAGACGCGGCGGGGAATAATGCAACGCTGACAGTACCCACAGCGGGTTCGGCTTCCTCTCTGGGTGGAGCCAAGAATCTCGTCATTGATACCACAGTTCCCACCGTCACCTTAGCATCGACAGCGGCATCGACTGTGAACGCACCGTTTGAAGTGAGCGCCACGTTCAGCGAAACGGTGACTGGGTTTGCCGAGACTGATATCAGCGTCACGAATGGGACAGTGAGCAGCTTGACTGGCAGTGGCAGCAGCTATAGCTTTATGGTCACGCCTACAGGAAGCGGTACTGTTACGGTCAACGTTCCCACAGGTGGTGCGACTGATACGGCGGGAAATCCCAACACAGCGGCTACAGCGTTAACTCGCACTGCTGATACCACGGCACCCACTGTCGCCTTAGCATCGACAGCGGCATCCACAGTGAACGCCCCGTTTGAAGTGAGCGCCACGTTCAGCGAAACGGTGACTGGGTTTGCGGCTGACGATGTGACCGTCACCAACGGAACGGTGAGCAATTTGACTGGCAGTGGCAGCAACTATAGCTTTACCATAACGCCCACAGGGAGCGGGACTGTCACGGTCAACGTTCCTGCTGGTGGTGCGACTGATACAGTGGGAAATATCAATACTGCTGCTACATCTTTAACCCGTACTGCGGATCTGGCCGCACCCACGGTCACCCTAGCATCGACGGCGGCATCGACGGTGAATGCTCCATTTAGCGTGACTGCAACATTCAGTGAAACCGTGACTGGGTTTGCGGCTGACGATGTGAGTGCCACTAACGGAACGGTGAGCAACTTGACCGGCAGTGGCAGCAACTACAGCTTCACGGTGACCCCCACCGGAGAAGGCACTGTCACGGTGAATGTGCCTGCGGGTGGTGTTAGTGATGCCACTGGAAATACGAATAGTGCTGCTGCACCGTTAACCCGCACTGCCAATACTGGCGCACCCACCGCTACCAGTTTCACTCCGGCAGATAATGCCACCACTGTTGCCGTAGGTGCAAACTTAGTCGTCAACTTCAATGAAGCGGTCCAAAAAGGTACAGGCAACATTGTTATCAAGAAAGTCTCTGATAACTCAGTCTTTGAAACCATTGCCGCTACCGATGCCAAAATTACTGTCAGTGGCAGTACCGTTACCATTAATCCCACCAGTGACCTAGCACCGGGGACGGATTATTATGTCGAGATTGCTAATGGTGCAATTAAAGATAGTGCCGGTAACAATTATGCGGGGATTGTGGGTGCAACTCCTTGGAACTTCAAAACGGCAACGGCACCGGATACGACTGCACCCACCGCTACCAGCTTCACTCCGGCAGATAATGCCACCAGTGTTGCCGTAGGTGCCAACCTAGTTGTTAACTTCAATGAAGCAGTCCAAAAAGGCACAGGCAATATTGTTATCAAGAAAGTTGCTGATAACTCAGTCTTTGAAACCATTGCCGCTACCGATGCCAAAATTACTGTCAGTGGCAGCACCGTTACGATTAATCCCACCAATGACCTAGCACCAGGGACCGATTACTATGTCGAGATTGCTAATGGTGCAATTAAAGACAGTGCGGGGAACAATTATGCAGGGATTGTGGGTGCAACTCCTTGGAACTTCAAGACAGCGATCGTACCGGATACTGTTGCCGTTGGCGCAAAACCTCTCAGTTTTTATTCGTTGCAGGACCTGAATAGTTACCTGGATACCGTTTATAAAGGTACTAGCACCTTACTTCCCAACGTGAAGGCTCCCTTACTCTCTACTTTTGCGGCTTGGGAGAAGATTGAAAATAATCCCGCTAATACATTAACAGCAACCGGAGTTTTTGAAGGGGATAAAATTGAAATAACCCCTACCAATTCATTAAGTATGAAATTAGGGAATGTTTTGGAGGCAATGAAGGGGTATGGAGCTTCCTTTGACAGCCAAATTTCGACATTAATCAATTCCCTAAATTTCTCGGGAGTCTCTCTTGATATACCGATTCCGACTCTGACTATCACTGATCTGCGCTCTGCTCCTATTTATGAGTTTTCCGTCAAGATTCCCGTTCCCGAAAAATCCCTAGTTTTTGACTTCATCAAGAACACGTTAGGAATTAA
The nucleotide sequence above comes from Laspinema palackyanum D2c. Encoded proteins:
- a CDS encoding carbohydrate ABC transporter permease → MANQTTLTAPNDTRSALGMAAPALIGLFLFVALPFTLAAILSFTNLRLGSPLPTRFIGLEQYARIFSEPSFRRALLNNAIFALVVVPLQTAIALGLAILLNRPLRGMAIFRTLFFMPVVFPMALVSVIWILIYAPGANGMMNSFLDFITFGLWEPRDFLRDPYLALPAIMLLSMWQGVGFQMVILLAGLQSVPSDLYEAAAIDGSNKWNQFLHVTLPQLRNTLIFVMLVTSILSFRLYDQIEIMTNGGPLDATTTVMYEAVTAAYQQQKMAKGAAMTVVFFLVVLMITLIQRTLIKEERAMD
- a CDS encoding carbohydrate ABC transporter permease encodes the protein MKQVQEISQEASTGGSRGSAMTHDELMTHRKNQQRVSMIGSYVVLTILALLFIAPILFMIVGSFKPDNLVLIEAGSLKAFVPENPSLQNYQDVFNRVNFTQFFWNSIFITGAIVLFGLLVNSMAAYAFSRLQWRGRDIIFPVIIALMIIPFEAIAVPLFFQMTWLGLRNTYTAQIIPFIANAFSIYLFYTFFIVLPKELEEAARVDGAGPIRTFFEIIVPVSKPVFASVAILTFLTQWGSFLWPTMIAVGEKVRPLPVAIAQFQTLPPIQWGDIMAFGVMMVAPMLVIFLIFQKWFVQGVASSGIKG
- a CDS encoding ABC transporter ATP-binding protein — encoded protein: MARVEFDHIYKVYANGFTAMKDLCLTIEDGEFMVFVGPSGCGKSTALRMLAGLEDISAGKLIIGQDVVNNKSPQDRNIAMVFQNYALYPHMTVRQNMEFPLRMMKVAKGERQQRVMEAAEKLGLTHLLDNKPKQMSGGQRQRVAMGRAIVRDPAVFLMDEPLSNLDAKMRVQIRTEIADLQRKMGTTTVYVTHDQVEAMTMGDRVAVMRLGELQQVAPPQELYDRPKNVFVAGFMGSPAMNIFHSEFRKTESGQFAITYGTQQLAIAPETCDRYREIDRYLNKPIFAGLRPEAFLLADSNTPANHKIEVEVTTIESLGHETIIYFNSPIAKIEIQDKDDLAKVLEKPTGESQSIAIARVGSAQKLHHADRLSLAVDTRQLYLFDRHGNAIQ